A region of Anopheles merus strain MAF chromosome 2R, AmerM5.1, whole genome shotgun sequence DNA encodes the following proteins:
- the LOC121591185 gene encoding transmembrane protein 68-like isoform X2 gives MDNESISHASGGLGSTLIAAVPNWFGWMHNLSLPLLVVFLLPWMYVLLILSSIPYLHLCNFLRLRFWKQSNEDEFWKTARWIMAYVWNLHSKLFHGYEVIGLEHLPETGGGALLIYYHGALPIDMYYLTAETMLKCNRLIHTVGDRFLDRIPGWRLVSRVMNVTSGSVQSCVATLRAGELLSIAPGGVYEAQFGDSVYEVLWKNRTGFARVALEAKVPIIPMFTVNIRECFRTVSFAKWLFVRLYSVLKVPVLPIYGGFPVKLRTVLGKPIPYDETLSPVALQERVAAAIAELVREHQRVPGDILQAIGDRFETMHAVGQREEEDTKL, from the exons ATGGACAACGAAAGCATCTCGCACGCATCGGGTGGACTGGGTAGCACGTTGATTG CTGCAGTTCCGAACTGGTTCGGTTGGATGCACAATTTATCGCTACccctgttggtggtgtttctgCTGCCCTGGATGTATGTGCTGCTCATTTTGTCCTCCATTCCGTACTTGCATCTATGCAATTTTCTGCG gttgcgtttttggaagcaaAGTAATGAAGATGAGTTCTGGAAAACGGCTCGATGGATAATGGCTTACGTGTGGAACCTTCACAGTAAACTGTTTCATG GATACGAAGTAATCGGGCTGGAGCACCTACCGGAAACGGGTGGCGGCGCACTGCTGATCTACTACCACGGTGCGCTGCCCATCGACATGTACTACCTGACGGCGGAAACGATGCTGAAGTGCAACCGGCTGATTCACACCGTTGGCGATCGGTTTCTGGACCGCATTCCCGGCTGGCGGCTCGTTTCGCGCGTAATGAACGTTACCTCCGGCTCGGTGCAATCGTGCGTGGCAACGTTGCGTGCCGGTGAGCTGCTGTCGATTGCACCGGGCGGCGTGTACGAGGCCCAGTTCGGCGACAGTGTGTACGAGGTGCTGTGGAAGAATCGGACCGGATTCGCCCGAGTGGCGCTGGAAGCCAAAGTG CCCATCATCCCCATGTTTACGGTGAACATACGCGAATGCTTCCGTACGGTATCGTTTGCCAAGTGGTTGTTTGTGCGGCTGTACAGCGTGTTGAAAGTTCCCGTGCTGCCCATTTACGGCGGCTTTCCGGTCAAGTTGCGCACCGTGCTCGGCAAACCGATCCCGTACGATGAGACGCTCAGCCCGGTCGCTTTGCAGGAGCGCGTGGCGGCTGCTATTGCCGAGCTGGTACGGGAGCATCAGCGTGTACCGGGCGATATACTGCAAGCGATTGGCGATCGATTTGAAACGATGCATGCCGTAGGGCAGCGTGAAGAGGAGGATACAAAGCTGTGA
- the LOC121591185 gene encoding transmembrane protein 68-like isoform X1 gives MDNESISHASGGLGSTLIVSSFSAAAVPNWFGWMHNLSLPLLVVFLLPWMYVLLILSSIPYLHLCNFLRLRFWKQSNEDEFWKTARWIMAYVWNLHSKLFHGYEVIGLEHLPETGGGALLIYYHGALPIDMYYLTAETMLKCNRLIHTVGDRFLDRIPGWRLVSRVMNVTSGSVQSCVATLRAGELLSIAPGGVYEAQFGDSVYEVLWKNRTGFARVALEAKVPIIPMFTVNIRECFRTVSFAKWLFVRLYSVLKVPVLPIYGGFPVKLRTVLGKPIPYDETLSPVALQERVAAAIAELVREHQRVPGDILQAIGDRFETMHAVGQREEEDTKL, from the exons ATGGACAACGAAAGCATCTCGCACGCATCGGGTGGACTGGGTAGCACGTTGATTG TTTCCTCTTTTTCGGCAGCTGCAGTTCCGAACTGGTTCGGTTGGATGCACAATTTATCGCTACccctgttggtggtgtttctgCTGCCCTGGATGTATGTGCTGCTCATTTTGTCCTCCATTCCGTACTTGCATCTATGCAATTTTCTGCG gttgcgtttttggaagcaaAGTAATGAAGATGAGTTCTGGAAAACGGCTCGATGGATAATGGCTTACGTGTGGAACCTTCACAGTAAACTGTTTCATG GATACGAAGTAATCGGGCTGGAGCACCTACCGGAAACGGGTGGCGGCGCACTGCTGATCTACTACCACGGTGCGCTGCCCATCGACATGTACTACCTGACGGCGGAAACGATGCTGAAGTGCAACCGGCTGATTCACACCGTTGGCGATCGGTTTCTGGACCGCATTCCCGGCTGGCGGCTCGTTTCGCGCGTAATGAACGTTACCTCCGGCTCGGTGCAATCGTGCGTGGCAACGTTGCGTGCCGGTGAGCTGCTGTCGATTGCACCGGGCGGCGTGTACGAGGCCCAGTTCGGCGACAGTGTGTACGAGGTGCTGTGGAAGAATCGGACCGGATTCGCCCGAGTGGCGCTGGAAGCCAAAGTG CCCATCATCCCCATGTTTACGGTGAACATACGCGAATGCTTCCGTACGGTATCGTTTGCCAAGTGGTTGTTTGTGCGGCTGTACAGCGTGTTGAAAGTTCCCGTGCTGCCCATTTACGGCGGCTTTCCGGTCAAGTTGCGCACCGTGCTCGGCAAACCGATCCCGTACGATGAGACGCTCAGCCCGGTCGCTTTGCAGGAGCGCGTGGCGGCTGCTATTGCCGAGCTGGTACGGGAGCATCAGCGTGTACCGGGCGATATACTGCAAGCGATTGGCGATCGATTTGAAACGATGCATGCCGTAGGGCAGCGTGAAGAGGAGGATACAAAGCTGTGA
- the LOC121591184 gene encoding protein HGH1 homolog — MDALDEIVPFLAKSARLDLKVVSLSHVLGLTGSVDGIKLLVKNETLLNNLLDLTGEESVAKDAVLCFVNITAEETGAAVVVDKLTERLVPLAYEAVLDENCKLSDAWCMVLCNITRPEHLVERVLQRLLAIEFSLEKLTTCFTRVSYNKQKCHLNYLGPLFSNVSQSKAGREVFCNQQTGLLRRLLPFVHHEGSIVRRGGAVGLLKNVCFDSSVHEWLLSEEMDVLPFVLLPLAGPEELDDETNEKLPVDLQYLGPDKRREDDPDVRKMLVESLAQLCATRKGRSYLRDHGTYEILRELHKFECSPEGDKVVLNAVENVVDILIRTEEEIGEDNLKQLEIPDDVKAKIESMTDEVEK, encoded by the exons ATGGATGCATTAGACGAGATAGTTCCTTTTCTAGCGAAAAGCGCCCGTCTAGATCTGAAGGTTGTATCGCTCTCGCACGTGCTTG GACTTACTGGCTCCGTTGACGGCATAAAGCTGCTGGTAAAGAATGAAACGTTGCTGAACAACTTGCTCGATCTTACTGGCGAAGAGTCGGTTGCGAAAGATGCAGTGCTGTGCTTCGTTAACATCACGGCGGAAGAAACAGGAGCGGCTGTGGTGGTTGATAAG CTCACCGAACGATTGGTCCCACTGGCGTACGAAGCGGTGCTGGATGAGAACTGCAAACTAAGTGATGCCTGGTGCATGGTGCTGTGCAATATCACCCGCCCCGAGCATCTGGTCGAGCGGGTGCTGCAGCGCTTGCTGGCGATCGAATTTTCCCTCGAAAAGCTTACCACGTGCTTCACGCGCGTTAGCTACAACAAGCAAAAGTGCCACCTTAACTACCTCGGCCCCCTGTTTAGCAACGTGTCGCAGAGTAAAGCGGGCCGCGAGGTGTTCTGTAACCAGCAGACGGGACTGCTGCGACGGTTGCTACCGTTCGTGCATCACGAGGGCAGCATCGTGCGGCGGGGCGGTGCCGTTGGTTTGCTTAaaaacgtttgcttcgattCTTCCGTGCACGAGTGGCTGCTGAGTGAGGAGATGGACGTGCTGCCGTTCGTACTGCTGCCGCTCGCCGGACCGGAGGAGCTGGACGACGAGACGAACGAGAAGCTGCCGGTTGATTTGCAGTACCTTGGGCCGGATAAGAGGCGCGAGGATGATCCAGACGTGCGCAAGATGTTGGTGGAATCGTTGGCGCAGCTGTGCGCGACACGCAAGGGTAGGTCGTATTTGCGCGACCACGGTACGTACGAGATTTTGCGCGAGCTGCACAAATTCGAATGCAGTCCCGAGGGTGACAAGGTGGTGCTGAACGCGGTAGAGAATGTGGTGGATATTTTAATAAG AACGGAAGAAGAAATCGGCGAGGACAATCTGAAGCAGCTAGAAATTCCGGACGATGTGAAGGCGAAAATCGAAAGCATGACCGATGAGgtggaaaaatag
- the LOC121591179 gene encoding cytochrome P450 4g15-like has translation MRERWKLLSRLPGPRCFPLIGAMYVIPGRDTSRYLETIIGLTGAYGSPYCIWLGPVPVVIVSSADHARTILTSPATVEKASFYRFTPLQGIFSLPADKWRAHRKLIQPSFNQSILRGFIPVFAQKTDAMMRGLGEMAEKGQTFDVYRFTARCTLDMIFATTLGTDMHIQDKPVCSYLEVLEELFEIVTIRAVNLFLHPQWLYRWTSVYRKETKALEEFCRPSKMILARKATESCQRFSFIEQLQNSAMLDSTAMEQELNTIIFAGNETSAMTVANTILLLAMHPHVQEKLVDEIRLQCGAEGEQSIGYETLNRLTYMELVLKESLRLLPIAAVVGRRTTAEMDLGQYRLPADIDIVIDIFDIHRNPAYWGSDADRFRPERFEGLRHDPFALLPFSAGSRNCVGLRYAWISMKIMLLKVLRSYHIDTDLKLEDLTMKIALTMKISNGHMVRLKRRQ, from the exons AGCCGTCTACCCGGTCCCCGCTGTTTTCCACTTATCGGCGCCATGTACGTTATCCCTGGCCGCGATACTTCACGCTATCTGGAAACGATAATCGGACTAACGGGTGCGTACGGATCGCCTTACTGCATCTGGCTCGGGCCCGTTCCGGTGGTGATCGTGAGCTCAGCCGACCACGCCCGAACCATACTGACCTCACCGGCAACGGTGGAGAAGGCTAGCTTCTATCGGTTTACGCCACTGCAAGGTATCTTTTCACTTCCCGCCGATAAGTGGCGCGCCCATCGGAAGCTGATTCAGCCCAGCTTCAATCAGTCGATTTTGCGTGGTTTTATACCGGTGTTTGCGCAAAAGACCGATGCAATGATGCGAGGATTGGGCGAGATGGCGGAAAAGGGTCAAACGTTTGATGTCTATCGCTTTACGGCTAGATGTACGCTGGATATGATTTTTG CCACAACGCTAGGCACTGACATGCACATTCAGGATAAACCTGTGTGCAGCTACCTGGAGGTTCTTGAAGA ACTTTTCGAAATCGTGACCATCCGGGCGGTCAACCTTTTCCTTCATCCACAGTGGCTCTACCGGTGGACCTCCGTGTACCGTAAGGAAACGAAAGCACTGGAAGAGTTTTGCAGACCATCGAAGATGATTCTAGCGCGCAAAGCGACCGAAAGCTGCCAACGTTTCAGTTTTATTGAACAACTTCAAAACAGTGCCATGCTCGACAGCACAGCAATGGAGCAAGAGCTGAACACAATCATATTCGCGGGCAATGAAACGAGCGCTATGACAGTGGCCAACACGATCCTACTCCTTGCGATGCATCCGCACGTGCAGGAGAAGCTGGTCGATGAAATACGACTGCAGTGTGGTGCGGAAGGGGAGCAATCCATCGGATATGAAACGCTCAACCGGCTCACCTACATGGAACTCGTCCTGAAGGAGTCGCTACGATTGCTTCCGATAGCGGCCGTCGTTGGACGAAGAACGACGGCCGAAATGGACCTGGGACAGTATCGCCTACCGGCGGACATCGATATCGTCATCGATATTTTCGACATTCATCGCAATCCCGCCTACTGGGGTTCGGATGCTGATCGATTTCGCCCGGAACGGTTCGAAGGACTGCGGCACGACCCATTTGCCCTGCTGCCGTTCAGTGCTGGGTCGCGGAATTGTGTAGGTTTACGGTACGCTTGGATTTCGATGAAGATAATGCTGCTGAAGGTGCTGCGCAGCTATCACATCGACACCGACCTGAAGCTGGAGGATTTAACCATGAAAATAGCTCTTACGATGAAGATTTCCAACGGACATATGGTGCGGCTGAAGCGAAGACAATAA